The nucleotide sequence TGGCCGTCGACACAAAGGTGTAGGACGGCATTATGACTTCGTCGCCCGGCTGGATATCCAGCAACAGGGCTGCCATCTCCAGCGCTGCAGTACAAGAATGAGTCAACAGTGCCTTGGAACAGTCAGTACTTTGCTCAAGCCAATTGTGGCAACGTTTGGTGAAAGGACCATCGCCTGCAAGCTTATTGCCGAAATTCGCTTCGGCAATATAATAAAGCTCTTTGCCGGTCATGTACGGCTTGTTGAACGGAATTTTCAAGCTATTCAATTCCACACCCCGCTTGCTTGTTCAATATCCAGATCATTTCTGGCACTCCATGGAGCAATGGGTATAGGGGATCCAAGCCTGATGGTGCACTTCAACTCGTGGCGACGCGAACACCTTGTCGGCCAACGATTGATACCCTTCCTTGTGACGCACATTCTGGCCGCGATCATTGCGAACCAGGAAACGAGCAACTACATTTTGTGAAGGATCCAGACAAGGATCAATTGTCAGCAATCTACCACCTGGCTTCAGCGCCTCATAACCAAGTTGCAGGACGCCCAGTGCTACAGAATCATCTAAATGATGCAGCAACCCCAAAGCCAGTATCACGTCAAACTTCGGCAACGCTGCAAGATCCTCAAATTGAAGTTGTCTGCAGTTGAACTGACCATGCCCCCCAAACCGTTTTTTGGCCTGCTCAATGTAGGCCTCACTGATATCGAACCCCCAATAGTCTACATTGGGCAGATAGGCAAGAATATCGGAAGGTCCGCAACCCACATCGAGAATCTTCATTCCCGGAAAGGGCCTGACAAAATTCTCGACGAAATGCTGACGTGACTTATGTGCCCCCATAAGCGACTGAAAAGATGAATAGATAATCGGGTGAGAGAGAATCGCCCTGATGCCGTACGTGACCTGTGCCATGGATCATTTCCCTGCTAGTACGACAATACCAGCGACAATAAGAAGTGTGCCAAACAGCTTTGCTATACTGAATGATTCATCGAACAACACCACCCCAAAGAAAAGCATAAGAAGAAAATTCAGGCTTATCCATGGGTAGGCATAACTGATCTCAAATCGAGACATAGCCAACATCCACGAGATCCCCGCCAAAAGGGTGGCTAAAATGCTAGAAATCACCCATGGATTGAGAAAAAGGTGCCCAACGAAGTACAATTTTCCTAACAAGTCGGTAGGCAGCACACCGGCAAGAGACACTTGCCAGCGCATTATGAGCTGGCTATAGACAGTAAAAAAAATTGTCCCAGCAATATATATGTGATCTAGCGACCGCAGCATCAGCCTGCCTCCAATACGGCCAGTCCAAAACCCGTTTTCCCGTAGCCATTACCGTTGTAAACCATGTACCTCTGGCCCGCGTGATCGAAGACGTATGGGTATTCGATCATTTCTGAATCCCACCCTGTTTCAGAAACATCTATACCAACTTGATGATCAAGACGCTCCCACTTGCGACCGTCAGCTGACTCCGCGTATCCAATTCGATATGATTCCCCTCTAAATGAATACCACATTCTCAATCGATCAGTGTCAGCAATAACCGATGGTCGAGAAATTGCGTATTCCTGCTTATTCAAGAAATCAATAGCAATATCACCGTTTCGTTGCCATTTTATACCATCTAGCGACTCAGCATACTTGATGTGATACCTGTGCTCGGGCTTGCCGTCTCGCATACACCAACCGGTGCAGGACAAATACCACATCCGCCAAATATTATTTCCGGGGATAACGCAACAACTTGCACAGAAATGCGGTTCGTCAATCGATCGATCAACGATTGGCCCGCTGGAATACCGCTTGAAACCATTGTCTTTTACACTGATTGCCAGGCCTATTGAATTCCGAAACGGTACGGTAACACCCAGATTCCATCCAATGTAGTAGAGAAACTTTTGGCCTTCATGGTGACTTAGCCAACTTGCCATTGCGCCACTGTCGTCGAATTCGCCAAGTTGGCCGGGACTAAGGACAGGGTCTTTCGACAATTCAAGGATACGTTCTGGTCGATCTATGTCTACAACCACATATCCGGTATAACTACGGTTGTGGGCATCACGCGAACTAAAATAAATTTTAAACAGACTATCTCCAAGACTTTCAGCTACTGGAACAGCTGCGTGAGATTTCATCCAAGGCGTTTCGCCTGAAGGGCAAAACACCAAACCAAGCTTACGCCACACGGCATTAACACTCATATCCGTCTCAACTTCGTGCTAGGCACTTGCGCACGCTCGGTT is from Pseudomonas sp. TMP9 and encodes:
- a CDS encoding class I SAM-dependent methyltransferase; translated protein: MAQVTYGIRAILSHPIIYSSFQSLMGAHKSRQHFVENFVRPFPGMKILDVGCGPSDILAYLPNVDYWGFDISEAYIEQAKKRFGGHGQFNCRQLQFEDLAALPKFDVILALGLLHHLDDSVALGVLQLGYEALKPGGRLLTIDPCLDPSQNVVARFLVRNDRGQNVRHKEGYQSLADKVFASPRVEVHHQAWIPYTHCSMECQK
- a CDS encoding EamA family transporter; this translates as MLRSLDHIYIAGTIFFTVYSQLIMRWQVSLAGVLPTDLLGKLYFVGHLFLNPWVISSILATLLAGISWMLAMSRFEISYAYPWISLNFLLMLFFGVVLFDESFSIAKLFGTLLIVAGIVVLAGK